DNA from Actinoplanes sp. SE50/110:
GGGCCCGCTCCGGCCCGGAGACCTCGGCGTGCAGCCGCACACCGTCGGCGAGCCGAACCTCGATCCGCTCGGACATGGGCACCTCCGCGTGTCTCACGGCCCCGTCGTACCCACGGGTAGTAATCATCACTCACGCTCCGGCGAAACGACCACCGTCTTTCCCGCCAGGGCCGGAAGACCCGTTAGTGACGTGACCTGCCTCGCAATCGCTGCCCCCGGCCCGTCGGAGTACGAGAATCGACCGCATGACAGCGACTCTTCCCGCCCCGGTCACTCCCGCCGCCGCTCTGGACGAGCTCCTGGCCGGCAACAAGCGTTTCGTCTCCGGCACGCCGCTCGCCGGCCACGACGTGGCACAGGCCGTCGCGCTCGCCGGCGGACAGCAGCCGCACTCGATCGTGCTCGGCTGCATCGACTCGCGGGTGCCCCTGGAGGCGGTCTTCGACCAGGCGTTCGGCTCCATCCTGGTGGCCCGGTCCGGCGCGCACGTGCTGGACCGCTCGGTGGCCGGTTCGGTGGAGTTCAGCGTCGGCGCGCTCGGTGCCTCGCTGGTGCTGGTGCTCGGCCACACCAACTGCGGCGCGGTGCAGGCCACCCTGGACGCGGAGCGCTCCGGGGATCGGCCGGCCGGCGACGTCGGCTATCTGGTCAGCGAGATCGCCGCGGCGACCGAGGGCATCGATCTGGCCGCCCCGGACGCCGCCGGCCTCGTGCTGCGGGCCCACGTGCGGCGCACGGTGGAGCGGCTGCGGACGGCCGACAGCCTGGCCCCGGCGATCGCCGAGGGCCGGGTGGACGTGGTCGGCGGCGTCTACGACCTGGCGACCGGCACGGTCATCATCCTGTAGGTGTGATCTTCATCAGATGCGAAAAGGCACCTCCCCGGCAGATCCGGGGAGGTGCCTTTCTCGTACGCGGTGGGTCAGCCCTCGAAGACGCCGGCGTCGGCCAGCCGCTTCTCGGTCGCGTCCCAGCCGTCGGCCGGGCTGGAGGTGTGCAGGG
Protein-coding regions in this window:
- a CDS encoding carbonic anhydrase, with amino-acid sequence MTATLPAPVTPAAALDELLAGNKRFVSGTPLAGHDVAQAVALAGGQQPHSIVLGCIDSRVPLEAVFDQAFGSILVARSGAHVLDRSVAGSVEFSVGALGASLVLVLGHTNCGAVQATLDAERSGDRPAGDVGYLVSEIAAATEGIDLAAPDAAGLVLRAHVRRTVERLRTADSLAPAIAEGRVDVVGGVYDLATGTVIIL